From a single Micromonospora pallida genomic region:
- a CDS encoding Maf family protein, translated as MPNQTIRLVLASASPARRKLLQAAGIEPEVLVSGVDESQVKTDQPDELCLTLARLKAVAVAERLRPTVGERPLVLGCDSVLAFDGEILGKPDDAADATRRLERMRGRSGVLYTGHCLVDLAMESRVEAVAATTVHFAEISDEEIAAYVATGEPLAVAGSFTIDGLGGAFVERIEGDPGTVVGLSMPLLRDLLIELELSITDLWAQPAPGGQTVESPV; from the coding sequence GTGCCGAACCAGACAATCCGCCTTGTGCTCGCCTCGGCGAGTCCCGCTCGCCGCAAGCTCCTCCAGGCCGCCGGTATCGAACCGGAGGTGCTGGTCAGTGGGGTCGACGAGTCCCAGGTGAAGACCGACCAGCCGGACGAGCTGTGCCTGACGCTGGCCCGGCTCAAGGCCGTGGCGGTGGCCGAGCGGCTACGTCCGACCGTGGGCGAGCGGCCGTTGGTGCTGGGGTGTGACTCGGTGCTGGCCTTCGACGGCGAGATCCTCGGCAAGCCGGATGACGCGGCGGACGCCACCCGCCGGTTGGAGCGGATGCGCGGCCGGAGCGGCGTGCTGTACACCGGCCACTGCCTGGTGGACCTGGCGATGGAGAGCCGGGTGGAGGCGGTGGCCGCCACGACCGTGCACTTCGCCGAGATCAGCGACGAGGAGATCGCCGCGTACGTGGCGACGGGTGAGCCGCTGGCGGTGGCCGGGTCGTTCACCATCGACGGTCTGGGCGGGGCGTTCGTGGAGCGGATCGAGGGCGACCCGGGGACGGTCGTGGGCCTGTCCATGCCGTTGCTGCGCGACCTGCTGATCGAGCTGGAGCTGAGCATCACCGACCTCTGGGCGCAGCCCGCGCCGGGCGGCCAGACGGTGGAATCACCGGTCTGA
- a CDS encoding O-methyltransferase has product MSLKSLPLTDELHAYLVAHGAAPDEVVRELMEETRAVLPAEAEMQVAPEQAALLTFLTRLVGARQAVEVGTFTGLSALSIARGLVDGGQLTCFDISEEYTSVARRYWARAGVDDRVELRIGPAADGLHALPHERYLDFAFIDADKVGYPVYWSELVPRMRPGGLIAVDNVLRGGRVLAPQDAGDRAIAAFNDEVLADVRVDVVMLPIADGLTLARVR; this is encoded by the coding sequence ATGAGCCTGAAGTCCCTGCCCCTGACCGACGAGTTGCACGCGTATCTGGTGGCGCACGGTGCCGCGCCGGACGAGGTCGTCCGGGAACTGATGGAGGAGACCCGGGCCGTGTTGCCCGCCGAGGCGGAGATGCAGGTCGCCCCGGAGCAGGCGGCCCTGCTGACCTTCCTGACCCGGCTGGTGGGGGCGCGGCAGGCGGTGGAGGTGGGCACCTTCACCGGCCTCTCCGCGCTGTCCATCGCCCGGGGGCTGGTTGACGGCGGCCAGTTGACCTGCTTCGACATCTCTGAGGAGTACACGTCGGTGGCCCGGCGCTACTGGGCGCGCGCGGGTGTGGACGACCGGGTCGAGTTGCGGATCGGCCCGGCCGCCGACGGGCTGCACGCGCTGCCGCACGAGCGTTACCTGGACTTCGCGTTCATCGACGCGGACAAGGTGGGTTACCCGGTGTACTGGTCGGAGTTGGTTCCCCGGATGCGTCCGGGCGGTCTGATCGCGGTGGACAACGTGCTGCGCGGTGGCCGGGTGCTTGCTCCGCAGGATGCCGGCGACCGGGCGATCGCCGCGTTCAACGACGAGGTGCTGGCGGACGTCCGGGTGGACGTGGTGATGCTGCCGATCGCCGACGGCCTCACCCTGGCCCGGGTGCGCTGA
- a CDS encoding ABC transporter permease: MKLARDTWLIFQRQFQLLLRNPVWVFVGVFQPVMYLLLFAPLLKPALNAPTQAEAYKIFVPGLLVLLAIFGGLFQGFGLLAELRAGVIERSRVTPVSRLALLLGRSLRDVVSLLVQAVIITLLALVFGLSVIIGDLLLAYLMLALIALMTSAVSYGVALKVRSEEALAPLMNTVAQPVLLLSGILLPLTFAPGWLQGIAKWNPFSWAVEGTRALFAGDLDNDRVWQGLGIISVLTLLAVTWAARAFARSVR, translated from the coding sequence ATGAAACTCGCCCGCGACACCTGGCTGATCTTCCAACGCCAGTTCCAACTGCTGCTCCGCAACCCGGTCTGGGTCTTCGTCGGCGTCTTCCAGCCGGTGATGTACCTGCTGCTCTTCGCCCCGCTGCTCAAACCGGCCCTGAACGCGCCCACCCAGGCCGAGGCGTACAAGATCTTCGTACCCGGCCTGCTCGTGCTGCTCGCCATCTTCGGCGGCCTGTTCCAGGGCTTCGGCCTCCTCGCCGAACTCCGCGCCGGGGTCATCGAACGCTCCCGGGTCACCCCGGTCAGCCGCCTCGCCCTGCTGCTCGGCCGTTCCCTGCGGGACGTGGTCTCGCTGCTGGTGCAGGCGGTCATCATCACCCTGCTGGCCCTGGTCTTCGGGCTCAGCGTGATCATCGGCGACCTGCTGCTGGCGTACCTGATGCTCGCCCTGATCGCGCTGATGACCTCGGCCGTCTCCTACGGCGTCGCGCTGAAGGTGCGCAGCGAGGAGGCGCTGGCCCCGCTGATGAACACGGTCGCCCAGCCGGTGCTGCTGCTCTCCGGCATCCTGCTGCCGCTGACCTTCGCCCCCGGCTGGTTGCAGGGCATCGCCAAGTGGAACCCGTTCTCCTGGGCGGTCGAGGGCACCCGGGCCCTCTTCGCCGGTGACCTCGACAACGACCGCGTCTGGCAGGGCCTGGGCATCATCAGCGTGCTGACCCTGCTCGCCGTCACCTGGGCCGCCCGCGCCTTCGCCCGCAGCGTCCGCTGA
- a CDS encoding ATP-binding cassette domain-containing protein has protein sequence MIRTRGLRKSYRSRAGRKAGTVDAVRGVDLDVAEGEIFGFLGPNGAGKTTTLRMLATLIEPDGGEATIAGADLRADPAGVRRRIGYVPQGGSSWDESTAREELVLQARMYGLGKAEAQRRTDRALAAFQLSEYADRKCKTYSGGQRRRVEIALGIIHEPKIVFLDEPTTGLDPQSRAHMWDEIRRLRGDGMTVFITTHYLDEADALCDRIAIMDHGEIVAEGTPADLKREISGDVVVVGLDRANTPTAYRLFDGEVYVNRLESLDEGGLRLWVGEGATTIPQILRRIDGAGLDLRSIELHRPSLDDVFLTKTGRSLRES, from the coding sequence ATGATCAGGACCAGAGGGCTGCGCAAGTCGTACCGCTCCCGGGCAGGCCGCAAGGCCGGGACGGTCGACGCGGTCCGGGGCGTCGACCTCGACGTCGCCGAAGGCGAGATCTTCGGTTTCCTCGGTCCCAACGGGGCCGGCAAGACCACCACCCTGCGGATGCTCGCCACCCTCATCGAACCCGACGGCGGCGAGGCCACCATCGCCGGCGCGGACCTGCGCGCCGACCCCGCCGGGGTGCGGCGTCGCATCGGGTACGTCCCGCAGGGCGGCAGCAGTTGGGACGAGTCGACCGCCCGTGAGGAACTCGTCCTCCAGGCCCGGATGTACGGCCTCGGCAAGGCCGAGGCACAGCGCCGCACCGACCGTGCACTGGCCGCCTTCCAGCTTTCCGAGTACGCCGACCGCAAGTGCAAGACCTACTCCGGCGGCCAGCGGCGGCGCGTCGAGATCGCCCTCGGCATCATCCACGAACCGAAGATCGTCTTCCTGGACGAGCCGACCACCGGCCTCGACCCGCAGAGTCGCGCCCACATGTGGGACGAGATCCGGCGGCTACGCGGCGACGGGATGACGGTCTTCATCACCACCCACTACCTCGACGAGGCCGACGCCCTCTGCGACCGGATCGCGATCATGGACCACGGCGAGATCGTCGCCGAGGGCACCCCGGCCGACCTGAAGCGGGAGATCTCCGGGGACGTGGTGGTCGTCGGACTCGACCGGGCCAACACGCCGACCGCGTACCGGCTCTTCGACGGCGAGGTCTACGTCAACCGGCTGGAGAGCCTCGACGAGGGCGGCCTGCGGCTCTGGGTCGGCGAGGGCGCGACCACCATCCCGCAGATCCTCCGCCGGATCGACGGTGCCGGGCTCGACCTGCGCTCCATCGAACTGCACCGCCCCAGCCTCGACGACGTCTTCCTCACCAAGACCGGCCGCTCGCTGCGCGAGTCCTGA
- a CDS encoding acetyl/propionyl/methylcrotonyl-CoA carboxylase subunit alpha encodes MRKVLIANRGEIAVRVIRACRDAGLGSVAVYADSDRDALHATLADEAYALGGDSAAETYLRIDKLIDVAARAGADAVHPGYGFLSENADFAQAVIDAGLTWIGPTPQAIRDLGDKVTARHIAQRAGAPLVPGTPDPVGSPDEVMAFAVDHGLPVAIKAAFGGGGRGLKVARTMEEIPQLFESATREAVAAFGRGECFVERYLDQPRHVEAQVLADQHGNVIVVGTRDCSLQRRHQKLVEEAPAPFLTDAQRAQIHDSAKAICREAGYHGAGTVEYLVGADGTISFLEVNTRLQVEHPVTEETAGIDLVREQFRIADGEKLRFTGDPTPRGHAIEFRINGEDPGRSFLPAPGTVTALRLPSGPGVRVDTGISAGDVIGGNFDSLLAKVIITGETRTEALERARRALDEMVVEGMATALPFHRLVVRDPAFTAEPFTVHTRWIETEFDNTVPPFTAAAGPAEGPAERETVVVEVGGKRLEVTLPAGLGTGTTTASPAGKKPARRGTGTKPGATVGGDTLTSPMQGTIVKIAVADGDTVAEGDLVVVLEAMKMEQPLHAHKAGTVSGLSADVGAVITAGAAICTIA; translated from the coding sequence GTGCGCAAGGTTCTCATCGCCAACCGGGGCGAGATCGCCGTCCGCGTCATCCGGGCCTGCCGCGACGCCGGCCTGGGCAGCGTCGCCGTCTACGCCGACTCCGACCGGGACGCCCTGCACGCCACCCTCGCCGACGAGGCGTACGCCTTGGGTGGCGACAGCGCCGCCGAGACGTACCTGCGGATCGACAAGCTGATCGACGTGGCCGCGCGGGCCGGCGCGGACGCGGTCCACCCCGGGTACGGCTTCCTCTCGGAGAACGCCGACTTCGCCCAGGCGGTCATCGACGCCGGCCTGACCTGGATCGGCCCCACCCCGCAGGCGATCCGGGACCTCGGGGACAAGGTGACCGCCCGGCACATCGCCCAGCGGGCCGGCGCGCCCCTGGTGCCGGGCACTCCCGACCCGGTGGGCAGCCCGGACGAGGTGATGGCGTTCGCGGTCGACCACGGCCTGCCGGTGGCGATCAAGGCCGCCTTCGGCGGTGGCGGACGCGGCCTGAAGGTGGCCCGCACGATGGAGGAGATCCCGCAGCTCTTCGAGTCGGCCACTCGGGAGGCGGTGGCCGCGTTCGGCCGCGGCGAGTGCTTCGTCGAGCGGTACCTGGACCAGCCGCGCCACGTCGAGGCGCAGGTCCTCGCCGACCAGCACGGCAACGTGATCGTCGTCGGCACCCGGGACTGCTCCCTCCAGCGGCGGCACCAGAAGCTGGTCGAGGAGGCGCCCGCGCCGTTCCTCACCGACGCGCAGCGCGCCCAGATCCACGACTCGGCCAAGGCGATCTGCCGGGAGGCCGGCTACCACGGCGCGGGCACGGTGGAGTACCTGGTCGGCGCGGACGGCACCATCTCCTTCCTGGAGGTCAACACCCGCCTCCAGGTGGAGCACCCGGTGACCGAGGAGACCGCCGGCATCGACCTGGTCCGCGAGCAGTTCCGGATCGCCGACGGGGAGAAGCTCCGGTTCACCGGTGACCCGACGCCACGCGGGCACGCCATCGAGTTCCGGATCAACGGCGAGGACCCGGGCCGCAGCTTCCTGCCCGCCCCGGGCACGGTCACCGCGCTGCGGCTGCCGAGCGGCCCCGGCGTGCGGGTGGACACCGGCATCTCGGCCGGCGACGTGATCGGCGGCAACTTCGACTCGCTGCTGGCCAAGGTGATCATCACCGGCGAGACGCGTACCGAGGCGCTGGAGCGGGCGAGGCGCGCACTGGACGAGATGGTCGTCGAGGGGATGGCCACCGCGCTGCCGTTCCACCGTCTCGTCGTCCGGGACCCCGCGTTCACCGCCGAGCCGTTCACCGTGCACACCCGGTGGATCGAGACCGAGTTCGACAACACCGTGCCGCCGTTCACCGCCGCCGCCGGCCCCGCCGAGGGTCCGGCCGAACGCGAGACCGTCGTGGTCGAGGTGGGCGGCAAGCGGCTGGAGGTCACCCTCCCCGCCGGCCTCGGCACCGGTACGACCACCGCGTCCCCGGCCGGGAAGAAGCCGGCCCGACGGGGTACCGGGACGAAGCCCGGCGCGACGGTCGGCGGCGACACGCTCACCTCCCCCATGCAGGGCACCATCGTCAAGATTGCCGTCGCCGACGGGGACACCGTCGCCGAGGGCGACCTGGTGGTGGTGCTCGAGGCGATGAAGATGGAGCAGCCGCTGCACGCGCACAAGGCCGGTACGGTCAGCGGCCTCTCCGCCGACGTCGGCGCGGTGATCACCGCCGGCGCCGCCATCTGCACGATCGCCTGA
- a CDS encoding LysR family transcriptional regulator ArgP, translating into MLDSTQLRTFAAVVEEGSFEAAAALLHVTPSAVSQRIKALEETVGQVLVRRAKPCRATPAGQPLLRLAGQVALLEQEALAEARAPLVGGRDRVRVAVVVNADSLATWFPTALARLPSDLVCSFDLRQDDQEHTAQLLRDGTVTAAVTAEREPVQGCRSQPLGAMRYLALAAPGFAARYFADGPTPAALTEAPVVVFDRKDRIQHRFVEAVTGQPLDPPVHYVPSVPAFGAAIRLGLGWGLVPEQLARDDLAAGRCVNLAPGRHLDVPLYWQHWRLEASVLGALTTAVHAVAAESLR; encoded by the coding sequence ATGCTCGACTCGACACAACTCCGTACGTTCGCCGCCGTGGTCGAGGAGGGCAGTTTCGAGGCCGCCGCCGCCCTCCTGCACGTCACCCCGTCGGCGGTGAGCCAGCGGATCAAGGCGCTGGAGGAGACCGTCGGGCAGGTCCTGGTCCGACGGGCCAAGCCGTGCCGGGCCACCCCGGCGGGACAGCCGCTGCTGCGCCTCGCCGGGCAGGTCGCCCTCCTCGAACAGGAAGCGCTGGCCGAGGCGCGCGCCCCACTGGTCGGTGGACGCGACCGGGTCCGGGTCGCCGTGGTGGTCAACGCCGACTCGCTCGCCACCTGGTTCCCGACCGCCCTGGCCCGACTCCCCTCCGACCTGGTCTGCTCGTTCGATCTTCGCCAGGACGACCAGGAACACACCGCGCAGTTGCTCCGCGACGGCACGGTGACGGCGGCGGTGACCGCCGAACGCGAACCGGTGCAGGGCTGCCGGTCCCAACCGCTCGGCGCGATGCGCTATCTCGCCCTGGCCGCCCCCGGATTCGCCGCCCGCTACTTCGCCGACGGCCCCACCCCGGCAGCCCTGACGGAGGCGCCGGTGGTCGTCTTCGACCGCAAGGACCGGATCCAGCACCGCTTCGTCGAGGCCGTCACCGGGCAGCCGCTCGATCCGCCGGTGCACTACGTGCCGTCGGTGCCCGCCTTCGGGGCGGCGATCCGGCTCGGGCTCGGCTGGGGCCTGGTGCCCGAACAACTCGCCCGGGACGACCTGGCCGCCGGCCGCTGCGTGAACCTCGCCCCCGGCCGGCACCTGGACGTGCCGCTGTACTGGCAGCACTGGCGACTGGAGGCGTCCGTGCTGGGCGCGCTCACCACCGCCGTACACGCGGTGGCCGCCGAATCCCTCCGCTGA
- a CDS encoding LysE/ArgO family amino acid transporter codes for MLTSTVAGFSVAIALIVAIGAQNAFVLRQGLRREHVVPVVVTCAASDALLIVAGIAGLGTAVAGRPVLLAAIRWGGAAFLLCYAVLAARRAVRPGRLVPTEQPPATLRATVLACLAFTYLNPHVYLDTVLLLGGIAQQHEHRWLFGVGAACASVVWFTALGVGAHRLAPLLARPAAWRVLDGVIAVVMAAVAVALLLG; via the coding sequence ATGCTCACCTCGACCGTCGCCGGGTTCTCGGTCGCCATCGCGCTGATCGTCGCCATCGGCGCGCAGAACGCGTTCGTCCTCCGTCAGGGGTTGCGCCGGGAGCACGTCGTACCGGTGGTGGTCACCTGTGCCGCGTCCGACGCGCTGCTGATCGTCGCCGGGATCGCCGGCCTGGGTACGGCGGTGGCCGGTCGGCCGGTGCTGCTGGCCGCGATCCGCTGGGGCGGGGCGGCGTTCCTGCTCTGCTACGCAGTCCTGGCCGCTCGCCGGGCGGTGCGTCCGGGCCGGCTCGTGCCCACCGAGCAGCCGCCCGCCACGCTCCGGGCGACCGTGCTGGCCTGCCTGGCCTTCACCTACCTGAACCCGCACGTCTACCTGGACACGGTGCTGCTGCTGGGTGGGATCGCCCAGCAGCACGAGCACCGGTGGCTGTTCGGGGTCGGCGCGGCGTGCGCCAGCGTCGTCTGGTTCACCGCGCTCGGCGTGGGGGCGCACCGGCTCGCGCCGCTGCTCGCGCGGCCCGCCGCGTGGCGGGTGCTGGACGGCGTGATCGCCGTGGTGATGGCCGCGGTGGCGGTGGCCCTGCTGCTGGGCTGA
- a CDS encoding GuaB1 family IMP dehydrogenase-related protein, producing MRFLHGAAPAHDLTYNDVFMAPVRSDLGSRLDVDLATADGTGTTIPLVVSNMTAVAGRRMAETVARRGAIAVIPQDIPIEVVANVVAWVKGRHLVHDTAITLGPTDTVGDAIHLLPKRAHGAVVVVDDDSRPIGVVTEADTVGVDRFAQLRHVMSTELHTVPADADPRTGFDRLSAGRRRLAPVVDGDGRLVGVLTRQGALRATLYRPAVDDRGRLRIAAAIGINGDVRGKAAALLEAGVDTLVVDTAHGHQERMLAALRAVRGLDPAVPVAAGNVVTAEGVRDLVEAGADIVKVGVGPGAMCTTRMMTGVGRPQFSAVLDCAAAARELGRHVWADGGVRHPRDVALALAAGASNVMVGSWFAGTYESPGDLYVEADGRRYKESFGMASARAVSARTAEDSPFDRARKAVFEEGISSARMYLDPSRPGVEDLIDEIIAGVRSAFTYAGARNLAEFHERAVVGVQSTAGYTEGMPLPTSW from the coding sequence GTGCGGTTCCTTCATGGCGCGGCTCCCGCGCACGACCTGACCTACAACGACGTCTTCATGGCGCCGGTCCGTTCCGACCTGGGCTCCCGGCTCGACGTCGACCTGGCGACCGCCGACGGCACCGGCACCACCATCCCGCTGGTGGTGTCGAACATGACGGCGGTGGCGGGCCGGCGGATGGCCGAGACGGTGGCCCGGCGGGGTGCCATCGCGGTGATCCCGCAGGACATCCCGATCGAGGTGGTGGCGAACGTCGTCGCCTGGGTCAAGGGGCGGCACCTGGTGCACGACACCGCGATCACGCTCGGCCCCACCGACACCGTCGGCGACGCGATCCACCTGCTGCCCAAGCGCGCGCACGGCGCGGTGGTCGTGGTCGACGACGACAGCCGGCCGATCGGCGTGGTGACCGAGGCGGACACCGTCGGCGTGGACCGGTTCGCCCAGCTCCGGCACGTGATGTCGACCGAGCTGCACACCGTGCCGGCGGACGCGGACCCGCGTACCGGGTTCGACCGGCTCTCGGCGGGCCGCCGCCGGCTCGCTCCGGTGGTGGACGGCGACGGCCGCCTGGTCGGGGTGCTGACCCGGCAGGGCGCGCTGCGTGCCACCCTCTACCGCCCGGCCGTCGACGACCGGGGGCGGCTGCGGATCGCCGCCGCGATCGGCATCAACGGCGACGTCCGGGGCAAGGCGGCGGCGCTGTTGGAGGCGGGGGTGGACACCCTGGTGGTGGACACCGCCCACGGCCACCAGGAACGGATGCTCGCCGCGCTGCGGGCGGTGCGCGGGCTGGATCCGGCGGTGCCGGTGGCGGCCGGCAACGTGGTCACCGCCGAGGGGGTACGCGACCTGGTCGAGGCCGGCGCGGACATCGTCAAGGTCGGCGTGGGGCCGGGCGCGATGTGCACCACCCGGATGATGACCGGGGTAGGACGCCCGCAGTTCTCTGCCGTGCTGGACTGCGCGGCGGCGGCCCGGGAGCTGGGACGGCACGTGTGGGCCGACGGCGGGGTGCGGCATCCCCGGGACGTGGCGCTGGCACTGGCCGCCGGGGCGTCCAACGTGATGGTCGGCTCCTGGTTCGCCGGCACCTACGAGTCCCCGGGGGATCTCTACGTGGAGGCCGACGGCCGGCGGTACAAGGAGAGCTTCGGGATGGCCTCGGCGCGGGCGGTCAGCGCGCGGACCGCCGAGGACAGCCCGTTCGACCGGGCTCGCAAGGCGGTCTTCGAGGAGGGTATCTCCTCGGCTCGGATGTACCTGGACCCGAGCCGGCCGGGCGTGGAGGACCTGATCGACGAGATCATCGCCGGGGTACGCAGCGCGTTCACCTACGCGGGCGCGCGCAATCTGGCGGAGTTCCACGAGCGGGCGGTGGTCGGGGTGCAGAGCACGGCCGGCTACACCGAGGGGATGCCGCTGCCGACGAGTTGGTGA
- a CDS encoding MarR family winged helix-turn-helix transcriptional regulator: MDLHDLRDASLGRLLVVAGHLAAQRWNRLLTEEYGLTQAGLATLMTLDQHGAMTHRAVAERCFVRPATLTGIIDTLERDGLVSRQRDETDRRAVRLAITPAGREKIAGPAGLVAANPPLTSVDADPARAAVIREFLLEVIGSGEPPSCGNDGPDGRPAARREAGPENGRRPESDAPPGDDTQPESGAQPESGAQPGCDVRLGGASC, from the coding sequence ATGGATCTGCACGACCTCCGGGACGCGTCCCTGGGCCGCCTGCTCGTGGTGGCCGGGCACCTGGCGGCCCAGCGGTGGAACCGTCTGCTCACCGAGGAGTACGGCCTCACCCAGGCCGGCCTGGCCACCCTGATGACCCTCGACCAGCACGGCGCGATGACCCACCGCGCGGTCGCCGAACGATGCTTCGTCCGGCCGGCCACCCTGACCGGCATCATCGACACCCTGGAACGGGACGGACTCGTCAGCCGGCAGCGGGACGAGACCGACCGCCGGGCGGTACGCCTCGCCATCACCCCCGCCGGCCGGGAGAAGATCGCGGGGCCCGCCGGCCTGGTCGCCGCCAACCCACCGCTGACCTCGGTCGACGCCGACCCGGCGCGGGCCGCCGTGATCCGGGAGTTCCTGCTCGAGGTGATCGGCAGCGGCGAGCCGCCGTCCTGCGGGAACGACGGCCCCGACGGCAGGCCGGCCGCCCGCCGGGAGGCCGGACCGGAGAACGGCCGACGGCCCGAGAGCGACGCACCGCCAGGAGACGACACACAGCCGGAGAGCGGCGCACAGCCGGAGAGCGGCGCACAGCCGGGCTGCGACGTACGGCTGGGGGGCGCGTCGTGCTGA
- a CDS encoding ABC transporter ATP-binding protein — MLIRLLRRHLRPYTRPLLAVVVLQLVGTMAMLYLPRLNADIIDRGIARGDTGLIVRLGGWMLLVSAVQVVCAIVAVRYSALAATGFGRDVRAAVFGHVTRFSAREVARFGAPSLITRNTNDVQQVQMLVLVAGTVLVAAPVMSVGGLVMALREDVGLSWLVVVSIPAVTLAISLITRRLVPLFRRQQTRIDAVNRVLREQISGIRVVRAFVREPYETERFATANADLTGTALRAGQLLATIYPLVLLVLNVSSVAVLWFGALRVENGQIQVGALTAFVAYLTQMLMAVMMATLTLMMVPRAAACAERITEVLDTEPSVVPTREPVHPTGPTGVELRDVRFQYPGAAAPVLRDVSFQVTAGTTTAIVGSTGAGKTTLVSLIPRLVDVTGGALLVDGVDVRDLDPETLWSRIGLVPQRPYLFTGTVASNLRYGNPDATDEELWAALEIAQAREFVAAMPGGLTAEIAQGGTNVSGGQRQRLAIARALVRRPGIYLFDDSFSALDLGTDARLRAALRPVTRDAAVLIVAQRVSTVVDADQIVVLEDGAVVGIGRHADLLDTCPTYAEIVASQQTAGVAA, encoded by the coding sequence GTGCTGATCCGGCTCCTGCGGCGACACCTGCGGCCGTACACCCGACCGCTGCTGGCGGTGGTGGTGCTCCAACTCGTCGGCACGATGGCCATGCTCTACCTGCCGCGTCTCAACGCCGACATCATCGACCGGGGCATCGCCCGGGGCGACACCGGTCTCATCGTCCGGCTCGGCGGGTGGATGCTGCTGGTCAGCGCGGTCCAGGTGGTCTGCGCGATCGTGGCCGTCCGGTACAGCGCGCTGGCCGCCACGGGCTTCGGCCGGGACGTACGGGCCGCCGTCTTCGGGCACGTCACCCGCTTCTCCGCCCGCGAGGTGGCCCGGTTCGGCGCGCCGTCCCTGATCACCCGGAACACCAACGACGTGCAGCAGGTGCAGATGCTCGTGCTGGTGGCCGGCACGGTGCTGGTGGCCGCGCCGGTCATGAGCGTCGGCGGGCTGGTGATGGCACTGCGCGAGGATGTCGGGCTCTCCTGGCTGGTAGTGGTCAGCATCCCGGCGGTGACCCTGGCGATCAGCCTGATCACCCGGCGACTGGTCCCGCTCTTCCGGCGTCAGCAGACCCGGATCGACGCGGTCAACCGGGTGCTGCGCGAGCAGATCAGCGGCATCCGGGTGGTCCGGGCCTTCGTCCGCGAACCGTACGAAACGGAGCGTTTCGCCACCGCGAACGCCGACCTGACCGGCACCGCGCTGCGCGCCGGCCAACTGCTCGCGACGATCTATCCGTTGGTCCTGCTGGTGCTCAACGTCTCCAGCGTCGCGGTGCTCTGGTTCGGGGCGCTGCGGGTCGAGAACGGCCAGATCCAGGTCGGCGCGCTCACCGCGTTCGTCGCCTACCTCACCCAGATGCTGATGGCGGTGATGATGGCGACGTTGACCCTGATGATGGTCCCCCGCGCGGCGGCCTGCGCCGAACGGATCACCGAGGTCCTCGACACCGAGCCGTCGGTCGTCCCAACCCGGGAGCCGGTGCACCCCACCGGGCCGACCGGCGTGGAGCTGCGCGACGTGCGGTTCCAGTACCCGGGCGCGGCGGCCCCGGTGCTGCGCGACGTCTCCTTCCAGGTCACCGCCGGCACCACCACCGCGATCGTGGGCAGCACCGGCGCGGGCAAGACCACTCTGGTGTCGCTGATCCCCCGGCTGGTCGACGTGACCGGGGGCGCGTTGCTGGTCGACGGGGTCGACGTCCGGGACCTCGACCCGGAGACACTGTGGAGCCGGATCGGGTTGGTGCCGCAGCGGCCGTACCTGTTCACCGGCACGGTGGCGAGCAACCTGCGGTACGGCAACCCGGACGCCACCGACGAGGAGCTGTGGGCCGCGCTGGAGATCGCCCAGGCGCGGGAGTTCGTGGCGGCGATGCCGGGCGGGCTGACCGCCGAGATCGCGCAGGGCGGTACGAACGTCTCCGGCGGCCAGCGACAACGGCTCGCCATCGCCCGTGCGCTGGTCCGTCGCCCCGGGATCTACCTCTTCGACGACTCGTTCTCCGCCCTCGACCTGGGCACGGACGCCCGGCTGCGCGCCGCGCTGCGGCCGGTCACCCGGGACGCCGCCGTGCTGATCGTGGCGCAGCGGGTCTCCACGGTCGTCGACGCCGACCAGATCGTCGTACTGGAGGACGGGGCGGTGGTCGGGATCGGCCGGCACGCCGACCTGCTCGACACCTGCCCGACGTACGCGGAGATCGTCGCCTCCCAGCAGACCGCGGGGGTGGCGGCGTGA